One segment of Theobroma cacao cultivar B97-61/B2 chromosome 9, Criollo_cocoa_genome_V2, whole genome shotgun sequence DNA contains the following:
- the LOC18588525 gene encoding uncharacterized protein LOC18588525, translating to MEAGPPVVAKKLWNIVRIVFFMLKTGISKSKIMVDLHFMLKKGKHNAGKAISNLVFHHKVHDHLSSLSCRSNDAHLSFISPREYEFSCSNSPAFYPFYAHKRKHHHHYNYYNNRHHSGKSSNYHYDDVTTVAAVQKVLEMLNNEAAAVEASPMVLPGFGRSPMVRQLRVTDSPFPLKDEGDSQVDKAAEEFIKKFYKDLKSQKRMSALESPAHNTWGR from the coding sequence ATGGAGGCAGGCCCACCGGTTGTAGCCAAAAAACTATGGAACATTGTACGGatagttttcttcatgttaaAGACAGGGATATCAAAGAGCAAAATAATGGTTGATCTCCATTTTATGCTCAAGAAGGGTAAACATAATGCAGGCAAAGCCATAAGCAACCTCGTCTTCCACCACAAAGTCCACGACCATTTGTCTTCCTTGAGTTGCCGCTCCAACGATGCTCATCTCTCCTTCATTTCCCCAAGAGAATACGAGTTTAGCTGCAGCAACAGCCCTgctttttaccctttttatgCCCACAAGCGTAAGCACCACCACCACTATAATTACTACAACAACCGCCACCATTCTGGCAAGTCATCGAATTACCATTACGATGATGTGACGACGGTTGCGGCGGTGCAAAAGGTTCTCGAGATGTTGAACAATGAGGCGGCGGCCGTGGAGGCGTCCCCCATGGTTTTGCCAGGGTTTGGAAGGAGCCCAATGGTGAGGCAACTGCGAGTGACGGACTCGCCTTTCCCGTTGAAGGACGAGGGAGATAGCCAGGTGGATAAGGCGGCTGAGGAGTTCATTAAGAAGTTTTACAAGGACCTTAAGTCACAGAAAAGAATGTCTGCCTTAGAGTCGCCCGCTCATAACACTTGGGGTCGATGA
- the LOC18588526 gene encoding uncharacterized protein LOC18588526, with protein MKKRKEKEKIIKSSVHRRKENYWESVRIVMYFQSTGRNQRPRGFHVNQGFLLMLISAICIWLLYQIKNSNYTKDDRSLLAKFSKGNSVLNLGRKGDVELSDKTMYMSDSKDVILEAGGKQKDRGGVDDELDGSVDEKGENESLDKRIEYIHGRDKTDAEEGKKMEPERQYHLSTNSENIEIEMRDEDNKVFSEDNSPEGLESLKRIVSNLDGGRYEKDQKRLSSSDERGHKSGANNLVERGDEKDLERHTKELQRDEEISIDALKQGKDEEKGSSRENGEDKDLISKEINKQVNSTENATVFGQNEVGNGLHGFHDENGVPQGSNDLVEFTLAKSRDSQANNILHQETNSSLNHRNNITERPHIKEVESKSDRNATDAETKTRSQKEGSKSDAMLDVGINSDTNF; from the exons atgaaaaagagaaaagaaaaagaaaagataatcaAGAGCTCGGTTCAtcgaagaaaagaaaattactgGGAAAG TGTGCGGATTGTGATGTATTTCCAGTCCACTGGTCGAAACCAGAGACCCAGAGGGTTTCATGTCAATCAGGGCTTTCTGCTTATGTTGATTTCAGCCATTTGTATCTGGTTGCTTTACCAAATCAAGAATTCAAACTACACAAAGGATGATAGGAGTTTATTAGCCAAGTTCAGTAAAGGCAACAGTGTTTTGAATTTGGGACGCAAAGGGGATGTGGAGTTGAGTGATAAAACTATGTATATGTCTGACTCAAAAGATGTAATTCTTGAAGCAGGAGGAAAGCAGAAAGATAGAGGTGGTGTAGATGATGAGTTGGATGGAAGTGTTGATGAGAAGGGGGAAAATGAATCTTTAGACAAGCGAATTGAATACATTCATGGGCGTGACAAGACTGATGCAGAGGAGGGGAAGAAAATGGAGCCAGAAAGACAATATCATCTGTCAACTAATAGTGAAAATATTGAAATCGAAATGAGAGACGAGGATAACAAAGTTTTCAGTGAAGATAATTCACCAGAAGGACTAGAAAGTTTAAAGAGAATCGTGTCCAACCTTGATGGGGGAAGGTATGAGAAGGACCAGAAAAGGCTAAGCAGTTCTGATGAAAGAGGACATAAGAGTGGTGCTAATAATCTTGTCGAGCGAGGAGATGAGAAGGACTTGGAAAGACACACTAAAGAACTACAAAGAGATGAGGAAATAAGTATTGATGCTCTTAAGCAAGgcaaagatgaagaaaaaggtTCAAGCAGAGAGAACGGTGAAGATAAAGACCTTATAAGTAAGGAGATAAACAAGCAGGTGAATAGTACAGAGAATGCGACTGTTTTTGGCCAGAATGAAGTTGGAAACGGATTACATGGCTTTCATGATGAGAATGGTGTTCCTCAAGGAAGCAATGATCTTGTAGAGTTCACATTGGCTAAGTCAAGAGATAGTCAAGCAAACAATATTTTACATCAAGAAACCAACTCAAGTTTGAACCATCGAAACAATATCACTGAAAGACCTCATATTAAAGAAGTTGAATCTAAATCAGATAGAAATGCTACTGATGCTGAGACAAAAACTCGGAGCCAAAAAGAAGGCTCAAAAAGTGATGCAATGTTAGATGTGGGAATCAATTCTGACACCAATTTTTGA